The proteins below come from a single Oncorhynchus gorbuscha isolate QuinsamMale2020 ecotype Even-year linkage group LG12, OgorEven_v1.0, whole genome shotgun sequence genomic window:
- the LOC123991565 gene encoding potassium voltage-gated channel subfamily F member 1-like, producing the protein MWGITRTRYADCNGSEASEETGIVLNIGGVIQVLCGDVLNRFPETRLAELWNTSKWCLEDLSSLCDDYDSGKGEFYFDRDPDAFKCIIELYYYGEIHIKRGICPICFVKEMEFWKIDLYFLDDCCKGDLQEAEDELAEIAEKVQTILVDREGDPSARSWQCFQMCLWKLLEKPESSLSARVIAVVSFLFILISSVVMCVGTIPDLQVEDAEGNHMEHPILEAIETTCIGWFTVEYVLRLISSPNKVKFVLSFMNIIDFMAIMPFYVVLTLTSLGTAMMELANVQQAVQALRIMRIARIFKLARHSSGLQTLTSALKSSFSELGMLLMYMGVGVFLFSALAYTLEQSHPETMFTSIPQSFWWAVITMTTVGYGDIYPKTTLGRCNAAVSFLCGVIAIALPIHPIINNFVIFYNKQQVLETAAKHEIELMALRSSEACAEESRPHIQRRSVGVAAGVWDNAMRSCHSDTYIPLLQDHRAGVQTPSLDRSFDSS; encoded by the coding sequence ATGTGGGGAATAACGAGGACGCGATATGCTGATTGCAATGGCTCGGAGGCCAGTGAGGAGACCGGGATTGTCCTGAACATCGGTGGAGTAATACAGGTGTTGTGTGGGGATGTGCTGAACCGTTTTCCGGAGACCCGACTAGCGGAACTGTGGAACACCTCCAAGTGGTGTTTGGAGGACTTATCCTCGCTTTGTGACGACTATGACTCAGGGAAAGGTGAATTTTATTTTGACAGAGACCCGGACGCGTTTAAGTGTATAATTGAGCTGTATTACTACGGGGAGATACATATTAAACGGGGCATCTGTCCAATTTGTTTCGTAAAGGAGATGGAGTTCTGGAAAATCGACTTATATTTCCTGGACGATTGCTGTAAAGGCGACCTACAGGAGGCGGAGGACGAGCTTGCAGAGATCGCAGAGAAGGTTCAAACTATTCTGGTCGACCGGGAAGGGGACCCCTCTGCCAGGAGCTGGCAATGTTTCCAAATGTGCTTGTGGAAGCTTTTGGAGAAGCCGGAGTCGTCGCTGTCCGCGCGCGTCATCGCCGTAgtgtctttcctcttcatcctcaTCTCCTCGGTGGTGATGTGCGTAGGCACCATCCCTGACCTGCAGGTGGAGGACGCTGAGGGCAATCACATGGAACACCCGATCTTGGAGGCCATCGAGACCACGTGTATCGGCTGGTTCACCGTTGAATACGTTCTGCGCTTGATATCGTCCCCGAATAAAGTGAAATTTGTCCTGTCCTTCATGAACATCATAGATTTCATGGCCATCATGCCCTTTTACGTGGTGCTGACTTTGACTTCTCTGGGCACGGCTATGATGGAGCTGGCTAACGTGCAGCAGGCGGTGCAGGCGCTGCGCATCATGCGCATTGCGCGCATCTTCAAGCTGGCGCGCCACTCCTCTGGGCTGCAGACTCTGACCTCGGCCCTGAAAAGCAGCTTCAGCGAGCTGGGGATGCTGCTCATGTACATGGGCGTGGGCGTCTTCTTGTTCTCGGCACTGGCCTACACTTTGGAGCAGAGCCACCCGGAGACCATGTTCACCAGCATCCCGCAGTCCTTTTGGTGGGCCGTCATCACCATGACCACCGTGGGCTATGGAGACATCTACCCCAAGACCACGCTGGGTCGGTGCAACGCGGCCGTCAGCTTCCTCTGCGGGGTGATTGCCATCGCGCTGCCCATACACCCTATCATCAACAACTTCGTCATATTCTACAATAAGCAGCAGGTGCTCGAGACCGCGGCCAAACACGAGATCGAACTGATGGCGCTGCGTTCCAGCGAGGCATGTGCAGAGGAGAGCAGGCCCCACATACAGCGCAGATCAGTCGGTGTCGCGGCCGGAGTGTGGGACAATGCCATGCGCTCCTGTCACAGTGACACCTACATTCCCCTGCTGCAAGACCACAGAGCAGGAGTACAAACCCCAAGCTTGGACAGAAGCTTTGACAGTTCATAG